In one Thermococcus sp. 2319x1 genomic region, the following are encoded:
- a CDS encoding OPT family oligopeptide transporter, producing MEFKPYVPPEKSLPEYTVRAFILGVVLSIIMGAANAYLGMYAGMTVSASIPAAVISMAILMAFKDKNILENNMVQTAASAGESLAAGVIFTLPALVVLGTYTEFPYWLVTIIAALGGSLGALFTIVIRRAFIVEERLPYPEGTACAEVLIAGDKGGSHAKPIFVGGIFGGLYKLLGSSGLWAGTIETAKMVGSRVLYLGSDLSAALLSVGYIVGLNIAFLVFLGGAIAWFIAIPIYVAKTGNPDGLSALDLAWVTWSTKIRYMGVGAMVVGGLWSLVKLRGPISRGIKAGLEATKRKQSGETILRTEEDMPMTTVLVLIAAFVVPLFLLYAHIINSIGVAAVMALIMLIVGFFGSSIAGYLAGVVGSSNNPVSGITIMSLLFTALVLKGLGLSGTEGMTATILVAAVICTAAAIAGDTMQDLATGHIVGATPKRQQVFEVIGTFAAALVMAPVLNLLIKAYGIAGTPTAKENALAAPQAFLMAKVTEGVFTGTLEWNMVFIGVGIAIALIILDEILAMKNSKFRTPVMPVAVGIYLPLSLGVPIFIGGLLRWLVGKTRGAKAEEKPTDAGVLGAAGLIAGEALMGIVFAGLIVANKAPSIGFSSNFLGVAFLVLIAVWLYLTGKKEVE from the coding sequence TTGGAGTTTAAGCCATACGTCCCGCCGGAAAAATCTTTACCTGAGTATACTGTTAGAGCGTTTATTTTAGGTGTGGTGCTCTCAATAATAATGGGTGCTGCAAACGCATACCTTGGTATGTATGCCGGTATGACAGTTAGTGCCAGCATTCCGGCTGCGGTCATATCTATGGCTATATTGATGGCATTTAAAGACAAAAACATTCTCGAAAACAATATGGTTCAAACAGCAGCATCTGCAGGTGAGTCATTAGCGGCAGGTGTTATATTCACACTCCCGGCTTTGGTTGTTTTAGGTACTTACACTGAATTTCCGTACTGGCTTGTAACTATCATAGCGGCATTGGGTGGTTCACTGGGTGCCCTTTTCACAATAGTGATAAGAAGGGCTTTCATTGTTGAAGAGAGACTTCCATACCCAGAGGGTACAGCATGTGCCGAGGTTCTTATTGCCGGTGATAAGGGAGGTTCTCACGCAAAACCTATATTTGTGGGTGGTATCTTCGGTGGCCTCTACAAGCTCTTGGGGAGCTCAGGTCTTTGGGCAGGAACTATTGAGACAGCCAAGATGGTTGGTTCAAGGGTACTTTACTTGGGAAGTGACCTTTCAGCGGCTCTGCTTAGCGTTGGTTACATTGTTGGTCTCAACATAGCCTTTCTCGTGTTCCTCGGTGGTGCAATTGCGTGGTTTATAGCAATACCAATCTACGTTGCCAAAACGGGCAATCCGGATGGGCTCAGCGCTCTAGACCTTGCGTGGGTCACTTGGAGTACAAAAATAAGGTACATGGGAGTAGGGGCAATGGTCGTTGGTGGTCTCTGGAGCCTTGTAAAGCTTAGAGGTCCAATTTCGAGGGGTATAAAAGCTGGACTTGAGGCTACCAAGAGAAAGCAAAGCGGTGAAACAATCCTAAGAACTGAAGAGGACATGCCAATGACCACAGTATTGGTGCTTATTGCAGCCTTTGTCGTTCCATTGTTCCTTCTATATGCCCACATAATTAACTCCATTGGTGTAGCGGCAGTTATGGCATTAATAATGCTTATCGTGGGCTTCTTTGGGAGTTCAATTGCTGGTTACTTGGCCGGTGTTGTTGGTTCATCAAACAATCCAGTGTCGGGTATTACAATCATGAGCCTGCTTTTCACGGCATTGGTTCTTAAAGGCCTTGGACTCAGTGGAACAGAGGGCATGACAGCAACGATATTGGTAGCGGCTGTTATCTGTACAGCGGCGGCTATTGCTGGAGACACAATGCAAGATCTGGCAACGGGACACATTGTTGGAGCCACTCCAAAGAGGCAGCAGGTCTTTGAGGTAATAGGAACTTTTGCAGCGGCGTTAGTAATGGCTCCCGTGCTGAATCTACTCATAAAAGCCTACGGTATTGCCGGAACACCAACGGCTAAGGAGAATGCATTGGCTGCTCCACAGGCATTTCTTATGGCAAAAGTTACGGAGGGGGTATTTACTGGAACACTGGAGTGGAACATGGTCTTTATCGGTGTGGGAATTGCCATAGCCCTAATAATTCTTGACGAGATTTTGGCAATGAAAAATTCAAAGTTCAGAACACCGGTAATGCCCGTGGCAGTAGGTATCTACCTCCCGTTGAGCTTGGGCGTTCCTATCTTCATTGGAGGTCTCCTTAGATGGCTTGTAGGAAAGACAAGAGGGGCAAAGGCTGAGGAGAAGCCAACAGATGCGGGGGTACTTGGAGCGGCTGGACTGATAGCTGGAGAGGCTTTGATGGGCATAGTCTTTGCTGGCCTGATAGTTGCAAACAAAGCACCATCAATAGGCTTCAGCAGTAACTTCCTTGGAGTAGCCTTCCTTGTGCTTATAGCAGTGTGGCTCTACCTCACAGGAAAGAAAGAAGTTGAATGA
- a CDS encoding MBL fold metallo-hydrolase, which produces MVEIIFLGSGGGRFITITQFRPTGGFFINSSKRIYVDPGPGALVRAWRYKIDPRKIDVLFVSHRHTDHCNDAEIMVEGMTVGVTKKRGTLIASKSVVYGDENHTPAVSKYHLDSLEEVHIPNPGERIRLGEDEMTITPTVHSDPTAIGFILETSVGKIGYIPDTEYFEELKKIYDGVRLLIASVTRPTNMKIPYHLCTEDVIYMLKDMKQKPEMLIVSHIGMKMHFANPYKEAKFIENVTGVKTLVAKEGFKVKMEKADIKLRTLRPAREL; this is translated from the coding sequence TTGGTAGAGATAATCTTTTTGGGAAGTGGAGGCGGGAGATTCATCACAATAACACAGTTTCGACCTACCGGCGGTTTTTTTATAAATTCGAGTAAAAGGATATACGTAGACCCAGGGCCTGGAGCGTTGGTTAGAGCATGGAGGTACAAGATAGATCCAAGAAAGATAGACGTACTCTTTGTTTCTCATCGACACACAGACCACTGTAACGATGCCGAAATTATGGTGGAAGGAATGACAGTCGGAGTTACAAAAAAACGGGGCACGCTTATAGCCTCAAAGAGCGTAGTTTACGGAGACGAGAATCACACCCCCGCAGTATCCAAGTATCACTTAGATTCACTAGAAGAAGTTCACATTCCTAATCCGGGAGAAAGGATCCGGCTTGGAGAGGATGAAATGACAATAACCCCCACCGTGCATTCAGACCCTACTGCAATAGGCTTTATATTGGAAACAAGTGTCGGAAAAATAGGGTACATCCCGGACACGGAGTATTTTGAGGAGCTGAAAAAAATATACGATGGCGTTAGGCTATTGATAGCCTCGGTAACAAGGCCAACAAATATGAAAATTCCCTACCATCTCTGCACTGAAGATGTAATCTACATGCTGAAAGATATGAAACAAAAACCAGAAATGCTCATAGTTAGTCATATAGGCATGAAAATGCATTTTGCAAACCCATATAAAGAGGCCAAGTTCATAGAAAACGTGACAGGAGTAAAGACTTTGGTTGCAAAAGAGGGATTTAAAGTTAAAATGGAAAAAGCTGATATAAAGCTAAGAACTCTCAGACCTGCCAGAGAACTCTGA
- the glmM gene encoding phosphoglucosamine mutase, with product MRLFGTAGIRGPINSKVTPELALNVGKALGTYIDHGTVVVGRDARTSSVMLESAVVSGLLSSGVDVVRIGLVPTPMLAWATNKLGDAGVMITASHNPPSDNGIKVFNERGIEFFLEQEEELEKIIFSKSYKVAPWDKIGDVKDLDLREQYIKEILDYVNHETKLKILLDMGNGAGSLITPYLLRKMGAKVVTLNSHPDGYFPGRKSEPRYENIAYLSNLVRELGFDIAIAQDGDADRIAVFDEKGNYIEEDTLIALFARLYAREHKGGNVVVSIDTSFRIDKVVEEEGGKVYRVPLGQLHDGIKKYNAIFASEPWKFIHPKFGLWIDSFVTIGLLVKIIDQEGKPLSEIVKDIPKYYMIKKNVKCPEEIKHQVVEKAKEQLQEYLKDQIEEVITISGVRLNLRDGSWVLVRASGTEPKIRVVVEGITEKRREELFTLAYNLVTGLVSEFSGRSESS from the coding sequence ATGAGACTGTTTGGGACTGCGGGAATTAGGGGACCTATTAATTCAAAAGTTACTCCAGAGCTCGCTTTAAATGTTGGGAAGGCTCTTGGTACTTATATCGACCATGGCACGGTTGTTGTAGGAAGAGATGCAAGAACCTCAAGTGTAATGCTCGAAAGTGCTGTCGTAAGTGGCTTGCTGAGTAGTGGTGTGGATGTTGTTAGGATTGGGCTTGTTCCAACTCCAATGCTTGCATGGGCTACAAATAAGCTTGGAGATGCTGGCGTGATGATAACGGCCTCTCACAACCCACCCAGTGATAATGGCATCAAGGTGTTCAATGAGAGAGGAATAGAGTTCTTTTTGGAGCAGGAAGAGGAACTGGAAAAAATAATTTTCTCCAAAAGCTATAAAGTTGCCCCGTGGGATAAAATTGGGGATGTAAAAGACTTAGACCTAAGAGAGCAGTATATTAAGGAAATATTGGACTATGTAAATCACGAGACCAAACTGAAAATTCTCTTGGATATGGGAAATGGTGCTGGTAGTTTAATAACTCCCTATCTATTGAGAAAGATGGGAGCGAAAGTTGTGACGTTAAATTCTCATCCGGACGGATACTTTCCGGGCAGAAAATCTGAGCCTAGGTATGAGAATATAGCATATTTAAGCAACCTTGTAAGGGAACTGGGATTTGATATTGCGATAGCTCAAGATGGTGATGCCGATAGAATTGCTGTGTTTGATGAAAAGGGCAACTATATAGAGGAAGACACTTTGATAGCACTTTTTGCGAGGCTTTATGCCAGAGAACATAAAGGAGGAAACGTTGTAGTTTCAATAGATACCTCCTTCAGAATCGATAAAGTTGTCGAAGAAGAGGGTGGAAAAGTATACAGAGTCCCATTGGGACAACTTCATGATGGAATAAAGAAATACAATGCGATCTTTGCCTCAGAACCATGGAAGTTCATCCATCCCAAGTTTGGACTGTGGATTGACAGCTTTGTTACAATTGGGCTGTTGGTAAAAATAATAGACCAAGAAGGGAAACCGCTTTCGGAGATAGTCAAGGACATTCCGAAATATTACATGATTAAAAAGAACGTGAAGTGCCCAGAGGAGATAAAACATCAAGTTGTTGAGAAGGCAAAAGAGCAGTTGCAAGAATACTTGAAAGACCAAATTGAAGAGGTTATAACGATTTCTGGTGTAAGGTTAAACCTCAGAGATGGTTCTTGGGTACTGGTAAGAGCAAGTGGAACCGAGCCAAAAATAAGGGTCGTTGTGGAAGGAATCACAGAAAAAAGGAGGGAAGAGCTGTTCACTTTGGCTTATAACTTGGTTACTGGACTAGTCTCAGAGTTCTCTGGCAGGTCTGAGAGTTCTTAG
- a CDS encoding UPF0146 family protein, translated as MSFEKLAMFLIERHPEGKLVEIGVGFNFKVSLKLKDLGKEVLVVDWNPEAVKKAKELGLEAYVDDVFSPNLEIYRGAVAIYSVRPTPEIVKPILKLAQLLKIPVYILPFSLDSMPRILKLENYKGLPIYTWRPYEKDI; from the coding sequence ATGAGCTTTGAGAAACTTGCCATGTTTCTAATTGAAAGGCATCCAGAGGGGAAATTAGTTGAAATAGGGGTTGGGTTCAACTTTAAAGTATCCCTAAAGTTAAAAGACCTTGGAAAAGAGGTTTTAGTTGTAGACTGGAATCCAGAGGCAGTTAAAAAGGCTAAAGAACTTGGCTTGGAAGCTTATGTTGATGATGTCTTTTCACCAAATTTGGAGATATACAGAGGTGCCGTTGCCATATATTCCGTTCGTCCAACCCCGGAGATTGTTAAACCAATTTTAAAACTAGCCCAATTACTTAAAATTCCTGTGTATATCTTACCGTTTTCTCTTGATTCCATGCCTAGAATTTTGAAGCTTGAGAATTATAAGGGATTGCCCATTTACACTTGGAGACCCTATGAAAAAGATATATAA
- a CDS encoding ABC transporter ATP-binding protein, whose product MVGVRLVGVWKVFGDVVAVRELSLEVRDGEFMILLGPSGCGKTTTLRMIAGLEEPTRGRIYIGDKLVADPEKGVFVPPKDRDIAMVFQSYALYPHMTVYDNIAFPLKLRRVPRVEIDRRVREVAELLGLTELLGRKPRELSGGQRQRVALGRAIVRRPQVFLMDEPLSNLDAKLRVKMRAELKKLQRQLGVTTIYVTHDQVEAMTMGDRIAVMNQGVLQQVGSPDEVYDKPANTFVAGFIGSPPMNFLDASVTEDGFVDFGEFRLKLLPDQFELLREKNLVGREVIFGIRPEDLYDAMFAQVKIPGENMVRAMVEIVENLGSEKIVHLRVGDVTFVGSFKPESKVQEGQEIDVVFDMKKIHIFNKTTGKAIF is encoded by the coding sequence GTGGTTGGTGTTAGGCTTGTGGGTGTTTGGAAGGTGTTTGGTGATGTTGTTGCTGTTAGGGAGTTGAGTTTGGAGGTTAGGGATGGGGAGTTTATGATTCTTTTGGGCCCGAGTGGTTGTGGGAAAACAACAACGCTCAGGATGATTGCTGGTTTGGAGGAGCCGACGAGGGGGCGGATTTATATTGGTGATAAGCTTGTCGCAGACCCGGAAAAGGGGGTTTTTGTGCCTCCGAAGGATAGGGATATTGCGATGGTCTTCCAAAGCTATGCTCTTTACCCGCATATGACTGTTTATGATAATATTGCTTTTCCGTTGAAGCTTAGGAGGGTTCCGAGGGTGGAGATTGATCGGCGTGTTAGGGAGGTTGCTGAGCTTCTCGGTTTGACGGAGCTTTTGGGTAGGAAGCCGAGGGAGTTGTCTGGTGGTCAGAGGCAGCGTGTTGCTCTTGGTAGGGCTATTGTTAGGAGGCCTCAGGTGTTTTTGATGGATGAGCCGTTGAGTAATTTGGATGCTAAGTTGAGGGTTAAGATGAGGGCTGAGTTGAAGAAGTTGCAGAGGCAGCTTGGTGTGACGACTATTTATGTGACGCATGATCAGGTTGAGGCTATGACGATGGGTGATAGGATTGCTGTGATGAATCAGGGTGTTTTGCAGCAGGTTGGTTCGCCGGATGAGGTTTATGATAAGCCTGCGAATACTTTTGTGGCTGGTTTTATTGGAAGCCCGCCGATGAATTTTTTGGATGCTAGTGTTACTGAGGATGGGTTTGTGGATTTTGGGGAGTTCAGGTTGAAGCTTCTTCCGGATCAGTTTGAGTTGTTGAGGGAAAAGAACCTCGTCGGCAGGGAGGTGATTTTCGGTATTCGTCCGGAGGATTTGTATGATGCAATGTTTGCTCAGGTGAAGATTCCTGGGGAGAATATGGTTCGTGCAATGGTCGAGATTGTGGAGAATCTTGGAAGCGAAAAAATCGTGCATTTGCGCGTTGGAGATGTGACTTTCGTCGGCTCCTTCAAGCCAGAATCCAAAGTCCAAGAAGGCCAAGAAATCGACGTTGTATTCGACATGAAAAAAATCCACATCTTCAACAAAACCACAGGAAAAGCAATATTTTGA
- a CDS encoding glucodextranase DOMON-like domain-containing protein, which produces MKKGLAMFFIFLVALSIAEVGVKAEEPKPLNVIIVWHQHQPYYYDPIQDIYTRPWVRLHAANNYWKMANYLSKYQDVHVAIDLSGSLIAQLADYMNGKKDTYQIVTEKIANGEPLTLEDKWFMLQAPGGFFDHTIPWNGEPVADENGNPYRKQWGRYTELKEKRNNAFKKYANLPLNEQKVKITAEFTEQDYIDLAVLFNLAWTDYNYIINTPELKALYDKVNVGGYTREDVAIVLKHQMWLLNHTFEEHEKINYLLGNGNVEVTVVPYAHPIGPLLNDFGWYEDFDAHVKKAHELYKKYLGDNRVEPQGGWAAESALNDKTLEILANNGWKWVMTDQMVLNILGIPNTVENYYKPWVAEFNGKKIYLFPRNHDLSDRVGFRYSGMNQYEAVEDFVNELLKIQRENYDGSLVYVVTLDGENPWEHYPFDGKIFLEELYKKLTELQKQGLIRTVTPSEYIQMYGDKANKLTPKLMKRLDFTKEERVNALLKAQSLGELYDMAGVEENMQWPESSWIDGTLSTWIGEPQENLGWYWLYLGRKALFENKDKVTNWDTAYEYLLRAEASDWFWWYGSDQDSGQDYTFDRYLKTYLYEMYKFAGLEIPSYLFGNYFPNGEPYAIRELTGLPEGEKKSWSSLSPLAEVIELYFDEQGLHFIIKTTKEFEISIFEPEKVVGNTFTLLQTKPSQLRYDIFPFSKDSVGLMITKHIVVKGGKAEVYKATDYENSEKVGEVDVKETNGGVEVIVPFDYLDSPSDFYFAVSTVNDQGELEIITTPIEVKLPKQVEGIVVAEIKDVEGDDHGSGTYTYATNKVFVPGHLDLLKVRILEKPSSYVFEYYFKDLGDNPWNGPNGFSLQIIEAYFDFKEGGNTSAIKMFPDGPGSNVDLDPEHPWDLAIRIAGWDYGNIIVLPDGTSYQGEMKISADPVKNAIVVEVPKKYLEISKDYGLYGAILVGSQDGYGPDKWRPVAVDAEEWKGGGAPADAVIAGVAPRVYDLLIPEGFKPTQEEQLSSYDSENGKRAIVKMIPLFGVEEKPSETETPTETESPTPSETSSTVSPSSTSSPSPTSSPSPTSSPSPTATGGICGPAALVGLTLIPLLLRKKRR; this is translated from the coding sequence ATGAAAAAAGGTTTGGCAATGTTTTTCATATTTTTAGTTGCCTTGAGCATTGCTGAAGTGGGAGTTAAGGCAGAAGAGCCAAAGCCATTGAACGTTATTATTGTGTGGCATCAGCACCAACCGTACTACTACGATCCAATTCAAGATATTTATACCAGACCTTGGGTTAGGCTGCATGCAGCCAACAATTACTGGAAGATGGCAAACTATCTCAGCAAATACCAAGATGTTCATGTTGCTATAGATTTGTCGGGTTCTTTGATTGCCCAGCTTGCCGATTACATGAACGGTAAAAAGGATACCTATCAGATAGTCACGGAGAAAATAGCAAACGGGGAACCGCTAACACTCGAAGACAAATGGTTCATGCTTCAGGCTCCAGGAGGCTTTTTTGATCATACCATACCTTGGAATGGAGAACCTGTTGCAGATGAAAACGGCAACCCTTACAGGAAACAATGGGGAAGATATACAGAGCTCAAGGAGAAGAGGAATAATGCGTTTAAAAAGTATGCAAACTTACCTTTAAATGAGCAGAAAGTGAAAATAACGGCTGAATTCACGGAGCAGGATTACATTGACTTAGCTGTCTTGTTCAACTTGGCTTGGACCGACTATAACTACATAATCAACACTCCAGAGCTTAAGGCACTTTACGACAAAGTTAATGTTGGCGGGTACACCAGGGAAGATGTAGCAATTGTCTTAAAACACCAGATGTGGCTTCTAAATCACACGTTTGAAGAACATGAGAAGATAAACTACCTCCTTGGAAACGGAAATGTTGAAGTTACCGTAGTGCCATATGCCCATCCAATTGGTCCACTGCTCAACGACTTTGGATGGTACGAGGATTTTGATGCCCACGTAAAGAAAGCCCACGAGCTCTACAAAAAGTATTTGGGAGATAACAGAGTTGAACCTCAAGGAGGATGGGCTGCGGAGAGTGCTTTAAACGATAAGACCCTTGAGATATTAGCTAACAATGGATGGAAGTGGGTAATGACTGATCAGATGGTTCTTAACATTCTTGGAATTCCCAACACAGTTGAGAATTACTATAAACCTTGGGTGGCTGAATTTAACGGCAAGAAAATCTATCTCTTCCCAAGGAATCACGACTTGAGCGATAGGGTGGGGTTTAGGTATTCAGGAATGAACCAGTACGAGGCGGTTGAAGACTTCGTTAATGAGCTTCTCAAGATACAAAGAGAGAACTACGATGGAAGCCTTGTTTATGTGGTAACCCTCGATGGGGAGAACCCATGGGAACACTACCCGTTTGATGGTAAGATATTCCTTGAGGAGCTGTACAAGAAGCTTACCGAACTTCAAAAGCAGGGCTTGATAAGGACGGTAACTCCCAGTGAATACATCCAGATGTATGGAGATAAAGCCAACAAACTCACTCCAAAGCTTATGAAGAGGCTTGATTTCACAAAAGAAGAGAGAGTTAATGCCCTATTAAAAGCTCAAAGCCTCGGCGAGCTTTATGACATGGCTGGTGTTGAAGAGAATATGCAATGGCCAGAATCCAGCTGGATTGATGGAACACTTTCGACATGGATTGGTGAGCCCCAAGAGAACTTGGGATGGTACTGGCTCTACTTGGGAAGAAAGGCATTATTCGAGAACAAGGATAAGGTTACTAACTGGGACACTGCATACGAATATCTCCTAAGGGCAGAGGCAAGCGACTGGTTCTGGTGGTATGGAAGTGATCAGGACAGCGGGCAGGATTATACATTTGATCGCTATCTCAAGACGTACCTCTATGAGATGTATAAGTTCGCTGGGCTGGAAATTCCGAGCTATCTCTTTGGAAACTATTTCCCCAATGGAGAGCCGTATGCAATAAGAGAGCTCACAGGATTACCAGAAGGGGAGAAAAAGAGCTGGTCGAGCTTATCACCCCTTGCTGAAGTAATAGAACTCTACTTTGATGAGCAGGGATTACATTTTATCATTAAAACTACAAAAGAGTTCGAAATAAGCATCTTTGAGCCCGAAAAGGTCGTGGGCAACACATTTACTCTTCTCCAGACCAAACCAAGTCAACTAAGATACGATATCTTCCCATTCAGCAAAGATAGTGTTGGTCTTATGATAACCAAACATATAGTTGTGAAAGGAGGCAAAGCAGAGGTTTACAAGGCAACAGACTATGAAAACAGCGAAAAAGTTGGAGAAGTAGATGTAAAAGAAACCAACGGAGGAGTTGAGGTTATCGTTCCGTTTGACTACCTGGACAGTCCCTCTGACTTCTACTTCGCTGTCTCTACTGTCAATGATCAAGGAGAGCTTGAAATAATAACGACCCCGATAGAAGTAAAACTTCCAAAGCAGGTTGAGGGGATTGTTGTTGCAGAGATCAAGGACGTTGAAGGGGATGACCATGGTTCCGGAACTTATACCTATGCCACCAACAAGGTTTTCGTTCCCGGACACCTAGACTTGCTTAAGGTGAGAATCCTCGAAAAGCCAAGTTCATACGTCTTTGAGTACTACTTCAAGGATCTTGGGGATAACCCATGGAATGGGCCAAATGGCTTCAGTTTGCAGATAATTGAGGCATACTTTGATTTCAAAGAGGGAGGGAATACATCAGCGATTAAAATGTTCCCTGATGGGCCCGGAAGCAACGTAGACCTTGATCCAGAACACCCGTGGGATTTGGCGATTAGAATAGCGGGTTGGGACTATGGGAACATAATTGTTCTCCCGGATGGAACAAGCTATCAGGGAGAAATGAAAATCTCAGCTGATCCTGTTAAGAATGCAATTGTAGTGGAGGTTCCAAAGAAGTATCTTGAGATTAGCAAAGACTATGGGCTATATGGAGCGATATTAGTGGGCTCCCAAGATGGTTATGGACCTGATAAGTGGAGACCTGTTGCAGTTGATGCAGAAGAGTGGAAGGGTGGCGGAGCTCCAGCTGATGCTGTTATTGCCGGTGTAGCGCCAAGGGTTTATGATCTCTTAATTCCAGAGGGCTTTAAACCAACACAAGAGGAACAATTAAGCAGTTATGACTCAGAGAACGGAAAGAGAGCAATAGTAAAGATGATACCTCTGTTCGGAGTTGAAGAAAAGCCAAGTGAAACCGAGACCCCCACTGAGACTGAAAGTCCAACACCAAGTGAAACTTCTTCAACCGTATCTCCAAGTTCAACAAGCTCTCCAAGTCCGACTTCTTCACCAAGTCCAACAAGCTCTCCGAGCCCGACGGCAACCGGAGGAATCTGCGGACCAGCAGCCCTCGTAGGACTAACACTAATCCCACTACTCCTGAGAAAAAAGAGGAGGTGA
- a CDS encoding ABC transporter permease subunit, whose amino-acid sequence MKLKVELPKRKDELLKSFALTLLALFVLAILLFPVYYMAMLSVKPSGTLATTEIDLIPDKVTFSNYRDLLFGHTEGLIKTTNFEINAKQGIIKDSLNRYEIELHEARIVGSYSSRFTLIDTEILERKGGEERQEPDGTQIIVGGESIKLNANRIESTGGVKNLKVSAQKVIITVSSNEVPLDLSKFTKINENTYEAQSVEMEIKEGGIITAEEATFTATNFAFIRLAKVGGEVPDYMKRSLLIASLTVILTLLFVIPSAYAFSRLKFFGREHVLYFYLMFTQVAGGLGIAGLVALYGMLVKLHLTNNIFVLPVIYAAGGVPFNTWLLKSYLDSIPPDFDEAALVDGANYLQIIRHVLIPMALPGLATVAIFAFIGGWTELILANLLLNQENYPLTVWLYTMLANLRSISWNQFAAAALVFALPVFIMFLLAQNYVRSGLTLGGLKE is encoded by the coding sequence ATGAAACTTAAAGTTGAACTACCCAAACGGAAAGATGAGCTATTGAAGTCATTTGCGCTTACTTTACTGGCACTTTTTGTTTTGGCAATTCTGCTCTTCCCAGTCTATTATATGGCAATGCTCTCTGTTAAGCCTTCGGGAACTCTTGCCACTACTGAAATTGACCTAATTCCGGATAAAGTGACTTTCTCCAATTACCGCGATCTGCTTTTTGGTCATACGGAGGGGCTGATAAAAACAACAAACTTTGAGATAAATGCTAAACAAGGAATTATAAAGGATTCCTTAAACAGATATGAGATAGAACTTCATGAGGCCAGGATTGTAGGAAGCTATTCGAGTAGGTTCACCTTGATAGATACAGAAATACTCGAGAGAAAGGGTGGGGAGGAGAGACAAGAACCCGATGGGACTCAAATTATTGTCGGAGGTGAATCGATAAAACTAAATGCCAATCGGATTGAAAGTACCGGCGGTGTTAAGAACCTTAAAGTATCTGCACAAAAGGTGATAATAACTGTCAGTTCCAATGAAGTACCTTTAGATCTTTCAAAATTCACCAAAATCAATGAAAACACCTATGAAGCCCAGAGCGTGGAAATGGAGATAAAAGAGGGGGGAATAATAACAGCTGAGGAGGCAACATTCACCGCGACTAACTTTGCATTTATTCGCTTAGCAAAAGTAGGTGGAGAAGTCCCAGATTACATGAAGAGAAGTCTACTGATAGCCAGTCTCACCGTTATCTTGACGCTCTTGTTTGTGATACCCTCTGCGTATGCATTTTCAAGACTTAAGTTCTTTGGGAGAGAACACGTCCTATACTTTTACTTGATGTTCACTCAGGTCGCTGGAGGACTGGGGATAGCGGGATTGGTTGCATTGTACGGTATGTTGGTGAAACTCCACTTGACCAATAACATCTTTGTTTTGCCAGTAATCTACGCCGCTGGCGGAGTGCCCTTTAACACATGGCTCTTGAAGTCCTACCTTGATTCAATCCCCCCGGATTTTGATGAAGCGGCGTTGGTAGATGGGGCAAACTATTTGCAGATTATAAGGCACGTGCTTATTCCAATGGCTCTTCCCGGATTGGCAACAGTGGCAATATTTGCATTCATCGGAGGTTGGACAGAGCTTATACTCGCTAACTTGCTCCTTAACCAAGAGAACTATCCTCTAACTGTATGGCTGTACACAATGCTTGCGAACCTGAGATCCATCTCATGGAACCAATTTGCCGCGGCCGCGTTGGTATTCGCATTACCCGTGTTTATAATGTTCCTCTTGGCTCAAAACTATGTAAGAAGTGGGCTTACTCTTGGAGGATTAAAGGAATGA